One region of Candidatus Zixiibacteriota bacterium genomic DNA includes:
- the oah gene encoding 6-oxocyclohex-1-ene-1-carbonyl-CoA hydratase — MGMNIVSHDLVDVEFKEIIYELRPCLDLNGDPVDGLNNAWISLNNPKQYNSYTTAAVKEVILAFRKASNDRSVVAVVFTAVGDKAFCTGGNTKEYAEYYSGRPLEYKQYMRLFNDMITSILMCDKPVICRVNGMRVAGGQEIGMACDFTIASDLAVFGQAGPRHGSAPEGGSTDFLHLFVGIERAMQSCTLCEMWTAYEAQNYGLITKAVPVLKVDDKFVRNPLVITDQWLDDSGEIVYGRTKSGDEMKAGKETLKGGTIDLSPLDKLVDSLCTKMMYLMPDCINKTLNSLRKKKLEHWDRNQQSNRDWLGLNMMTEAKAGFRAFNEGPKGNREVDFIKLRKMLSEGHPWDEELLDAILPR, encoded by the coding sequence ATGGGTATGAATATCGTTAGTCACGATTTGGTCGACGTAGAATTCAAAGAGATAATCTACGAGTTGCGGCCATGTCTGGATCTAAATGGCGATCCGGTCGATGGATTGAATAACGCCTGGATATCACTAAACAATCCCAAGCAATACAACTCATATACGACCGCCGCAGTCAAGGAAGTCATATTGGCATTTCGTAAGGCCTCGAATGACCGTTCAGTCGTTGCTGTTGTTTTTACCGCGGTGGGAGATAAGGCATTCTGTACAGGAGGCAACACCAAGGAGTATGCTGAGTACTATTCAGGCAGGCCGTTGGAATACAAGCAATATATGCGGCTTTTCAATGACATGATAACGTCAATTCTCATGTGTGACAAACCCGTTATCTGCCGTGTTAACGGGATGCGAGTCGCCGGCGGACAAGAAATCGGAATGGCTTGCGATTTCACTATCGCCAGTGATTTGGCTGTTTTCGGCCAGGCGGGCCCAAGGCACGGGAGTGCTCCGGAAGGCGGCAGTACTGATTTCCTGCACCTCTTTGTTGGGATCGAACGCGCCATGCAGAGCTGCACACTATGCGAGATGTGGACCGCCTACGAAGCGCAGAATTATGGGCTGATTACAAAGGCGGTCCCGGTACTCAAGGTGGATGACAAATTCGTACGGAATCCGCTGGTTATTACCGATCAATGGCTCGATGACTCCGGGGAAATCGTGTATGGCAGAACAAAATCGGGCGATGAGATGAAAGCGGGTAAGGAAACTCTGAAAGGCGGAACAATCGACCTGTCACCTCTGGACAAGTTGGTAGATTCTCTCTGTACGAAGATGATGTATTTGATGCCGGACTGCATTAACAAAACACTCAATAGTTTGAGAAAGAAGAAACTGGAACACTGGGACAGAAATCAGCAATCAAACCGCGACTGGCTTGGATTGAACATGATGACTGAGGCGAAAGCCGGGTTCAGAGCATTCAATGAAGGACCCAAAGGTAACCGGGAAGTCGATTTCATTAAGCTTCGTAAGATGCTCTCCGAGGGACATCCGTGGGATGAGGAACTCCTTGACGCCATATTACCGAGGTAG